The following coding sequences are from one Rhodospirillales bacterium window:
- a CDS encoding two-component sensor histidine kinase, whose translation MEPIVKQYMPKSLLGRTMVILITPLAIVQLISAIVFYDTHWGKIMDRLAQGV comes from the coding sequence ATGGAACCCATCGTCAAACAATACATGCCGAAGTCCCTGCTCGGGCGGACGATGGTGATCCTGATCACCCCGCTCGCGATCGTGCAGTTGATTTCGGCGATCGTGTTCTACGACACCCATTGGGGCAAGATCATGGATCGATTGGCGCAAGGCGT